DNA from Canis lupus dingo isolate Sandy chromosome 27, ASM325472v2, whole genome shotgun sequence:
AAGGCCACCGTGGCCACGACAGGGATGCCCGTCCTGGCGTACAACCTGGCAAGGACACGGAACAGGAGGCCATCGCTGGCCATCACGTAGAGCATCCAGCGACTGAGGAACATAGAGTTCAAGATGCCAGTAGAAAGGGCACAGAGGGCTCCACTGGCCACCACGTAGCGCGCAGAGGCCCAGCCAATGTGCAGAAACGCCTCGGGCAAGGGGCTCCCGGGTTGGAGCTGATAGTAGGGCACCAGGAGTGTAAGTGCCGAAGAGACACCAAAGTACACCAGAAAGCAGATGAACACGGAGATCACGATGCCCACGGGGGCAGAACGCTGGGGGTCCTGGGCTTCTTCGGCGGCAGCAAGAATGCTGTCAAAGCCTGCGAATGCGTACAGGCAGGAGGCTGTTCCGCGGAGAACCCCCTCGAAGCCGAAAGGCACAAACCCTCCAGAGCCCAGAGGCCCCAGGCCAGAGGTGTCATTGAGTCTAGACACGGTCAACGTGTAGTCCTCCTCGGTGAGCTTCCAGTTGTGCAGGTCCCCCTTAATGAAGCCAGAGATGATGACAAAACTGAGAACCAAGACGTTCACCACTGTGAACGCCGAAGTGGCCAGGACGAACTCACTAGCCCTCAGAGCCAGCAGCGCGGTGAGCAGCAGCACGAGGCCCGCAGCGAAGAAGTCGGGGTGTCCTGCTAGGACGTGGGGAGCAGACAGGGACACGTGCTCACGCAAGGCCCCGGAGAGCCGGTTGCCCATCAGGTTGTCGAAAGCTGAGCTCCAGGCCCGGGCCATGCTGGCCGCCCCGGTGACTCCGGAGAGGATGAGGCTCCAGCCGGTGAGGAAAGCCCCGAGCTCGCCCCCGGTCACGTAGTTGTGCAGATACGCAGAGGCCGACCGGGGAGCCCGGGCGCCCAGCTCCGCGTGGCACACGGCGGCCACCACAGAGGGCAGGGCGGCCGCCAGAAAGCAGATCGCAACGGCCGGGCCTGCCCTGTCGCTGGTCACCTCGCCCGCCAGGACATACACGCCGGCCCCCACCGTGTTGCCCACGCCCAGGGCCACTATGTCCACGGTGCGCAGGCTGCCGGCAGCAGAAATCTTAGCCACGTATTGCTCCAGTGTGTGCTTACGTACCAGCTTTTCACCAAATctgcaaagtgcctggcacagcatTCTGGCCCGAGTAGAAGACGGTTCTAAGACCAGAGCACCGCAGCCAGCCCAGGAGCGCCGAGTCGCGTGGGGTTCGCTGAGGCTGAGCTAAGCCCCGCGGGGTCGGGCCGCGGGGTCGGGTGCCCGGGCTTCAGAGCTGCTGCTTCGTATTTCACCTTATGTGAGTTAGGCCTCCGTGACGCCTAAGACACAGCAAAcagtaaatattcactgaacCCATAGTCAACCAACCAGCCAACGCTCAGAAGTCTTATGTCACCTGTTGCAGCCCAAATATCACAGAAACGGACACCGAAGGACATGGCAGAAAAATCAGCTCTGCTCTCCCCCCGGAAAAAGTGCCAGATACCTCccaacattttgcttttttacgCACCACATGACATAATCCCATTTGGGTTCGTCTAACTCATGTAGCTTCATGTACTAATTAAGCTGTAAGACACAACAGGGCATGAATTTATTGTGCAATAATTCACACGCGGGATGTTTGCGCAGTGCTTGGGCGTGAGTTATGACACATTAATTCACGGCCTAGAGGGCCTCGTTGCAATTACagacccattttttaaatatcatctgagtttaaa
Protein-coding regions in this window:
- the LOC112667171 gene encoding cationic amino acid transporter 3-like — its product is MLCQALCRFGEKLVRKHTLEQYVAKISAAGSLRTVDIVALGVGNTVGAGVYVLAGEVTSDRAGPAVAICFLAAALPSVVAAVCHAELGARAPRSASAYLHNYVTGGELGAFLTGWSLILSGVTGAASMARAWSSAFDNLMGNRLSGALREHVSLSAPHVLAGHPDFFAAGLVLLLTALLALRASEFVLATSAFTVVNVLVLSFVIISGFIKGDLHNWKLTEEDYTLTVSRLNDTSGLGPLGSGGFVPFGFEGVLRGTASCLYAFAGFDSILAAAEEAQDPQRSAPVGIVISVFICFLVYFGVSSALTLLVPYYQLQPGSPLPEAFLHIGWASARYVVASGALCALSTGILNSMFLSRWMLYVMASDGLLFRVLARLYARTGIPVVATVALGIITAFVTLLFGLTDLVDLMAIGTLLTYSLVALCVLIARYQPEMKDEDDEAGAQQEDVPAAEKLTLRELFCPGSPTPTALSGLVVYVCSSLLALLLTLLGLVLAQWPILLLSGDPGWITAVVLLLVLITGITGVIWRQPQSSTPLYFRVPALPLLPLMSIFMNVYLMMQMAAGTWARFGVWMLIGFAIYFGYGIQHALRIKPTLVRPQTEDLELSSASTYSI